The Streptomyces sp. NBC_00162 genome window below encodes:
- a CDS encoding aminoglycoside phosphotransferase family protein translates to MAFEPPQRLVRALGEMPESAQDAEWLGQLPRLTEAALSRREVRAQRVQAPGGRSSLVVLVQYADGTPAALKLAPPHARPDRELAALAHWGGFGAVRVLDSRYHEEDGALLLERLHPEVSLRSLPDAKALLEASGTLRRLWVAPPAGHVWETVAERTEQQSAALKAAPAEVRALADTALAMRDELVAAAPEELLLHGNFRQGKVLAGERAPWLTVGPDPLVGERAYDLARLVRDRLEDQVATSAGAAGARRRVNRLADALEVDRDRLRGWTVFRAVESGNRALAAGRRRDAELLLEFAAWL, encoded by the coding sequence ATGGCTTTCGAACCGCCGCAGCGGCTTGTACGGGCGCTCGGCGAGATGCCGGAATCGGCGCAAGACGCGGAGTGGCTGGGGCAGTTGCCCCGGCTCACCGAGGCAGCGCTGTCCCGGCGTGAGGTACGGGCCCAGCGGGTGCAGGCCCCGGGCGGCCGCAGCAGCCTGGTCGTCCTCGTCCAGTACGCCGACGGGACCCCGGCCGCGCTGAAGCTGGCGCCCCCGCACGCCCGGCCCGACCGGGAACTGGCGGCCCTGGCGCACTGGGGCGGTTTCGGGGCCGTACGGGTCCTCGACTCGCGGTACCACGAGGAAGACGGGGCACTGCTGCTGGAGCGGCTGCACCCGGAGGTCTCGCTGCGGTCGCTGCCGGACGCCAAGGCGCTGCTGGAGGCCAGCGGCACGCTGCGCAGGCTGTGGGTGGCGCCGCCCGCCGGGCACGTCTGGGAAACGGTGGCGGAGCGGACCGAGCAGCAGTCGGCGGCGCTGAAGGCGGCCCCGGCGGAGGTCCGGGCGCTGGCGGACACGGCCCTGGCGATGCGCGACGAGCTGGTCGCGGCCGCACCGGAGGAGCTCCTGCTGCACGGGAACTTCCGGCAGGGCAAGGTCCTCGCCGGCGAGCGCGCCCCGTGGCTGACGGTGGGCCCGGACCCGCTGGTCGGCGAGCGGGCGTACGACCTGGCGCGGCTGGTCCGGGACCGGCTGGAGGACCAGGTGGCCACCTCGGCGGGGGCCGCGGGCGCCCGGCGCCGGGTGAACCGGCTGGCCGACGCCCTGGAGGTGGACCGGGACCGGCTGCGGGGCTGGACGGTGTTCCGGGCGGTGGAGTCGGGGAACAGGGCGCTGGCCGCCGGGCGGCGCCGGGATGCGGAGCTGTTGCTGGAGTTCGCCGCCTGGCTGTAG
- a CDS encoding GNAT family N-acetyltransferase — protein sequence MLPSGVRIGPLDLAARVDEALRVQAVAFGLSEEEVGIRRYIVQRHMTCRGARALGAFAEDGALTGFVYGMPNDRTHWWSTIVEPYLRAGGHEDWLDGSFVITELHVHPGFQGHGVGRALITGITDSAAETRSILSAIDTDSPARGLYRALGYVDLARQVHFPSASLPYAVMGAPLPLPRP from the coding sequence ATGCTGCCTTCCGGAGTCCGCATCGGCCCCCTCGACCTCGCCGCCCGCGTGGACGAGGCCTTGCGCGTGCAGGCCGTCGCCTTCGGCCTCAGCGAGGAGGAGGTCGGCATCCGGCGCTACATCGTCCAGCGCCACATGACCTGCCGCGGCGCCCGTGCGCTGGGGGCCTTCGCCGAGGACGGTGCGCTCACCGGATTCGTCTACGGGATGCCCAACGACCGCACGCACTGGTGGTCCACCATCGTCGAGCCCTATCTGCGGGCCGGCGGCCACGAGGACTGGCTCGACGGCTCCTTCGTGATCACCGAACTGCACGTCCACCCCGGATTCCAGGGCCACGGCGTCGGCCGCGCCCTGATCACCGGCATCACCGACAGCGCCGCCGAAACGCGCTCGATCCTCTCCGCCATCGACACCGACAGCCCCGCCCGCGGCCTCTACCGGGCCCTCGGCTACGTCGACCTCGCCCGCCAGGTCCACTTCCCGAGCGCGAGCCTCCCGTACGCCGTCATGGGCGCCCCGCTGCCGCTGCCCCGGCCCTGA
- a CDS encoding ferritin-like domain-containing protein encodes MKPEPSPAGRALEATQAALAAEHAAAYGYGVIGARTAGARTTEAREAYGGHLARRDSLARTVRELGGAPRSAEAAYALPFEVRTPADAERLAAEIEDRVAGAYSDLVRAAEGPLRREAADALSAAAVRAARWRGVGVAFPGLTEKR; translated from the coding sequence GTGAAGCCCGAACCCTCCCCCGCCGGCCGGGCCCTGGAGGCCACCCAGGCCGCACTGGCCGCCGAGCACGCGGCCGCGTACGGCTACGGGGTGATCGGCGCCCGGACAGCCGGGGCCCGCACGACGGAAGCCCGGGAGGCGTACGGCGGCCACCTCGCGCGGCGGGACTCCCTGGCCCGGACCGTGCGGGAGCTGGGCGGCGCGCCCCGGTCCGCGGAGGCGGCGTACGCCCTGCCGTTCGAGGTGCGCACCCCCGCCGACGCCGAGCGGCTGGCCGCCGAGATCGAGGACCGGGTGGCGGGCGCGTACTCCGATCTGGTGCGGGCGGCGGAAGGTCCGCTGCGCCGCGAGGCGGCCGACGCGCTGAGCGCCGCGGCGGTCCGCGCGGCACGCTGGCGCGGTGTCGGCGTAGCCTTCCCTGGGCTCACGGAAAAGCGCTGA
- the rimP gene encoding ribosome maturation factor RimP has protein sequence MSTTQSDRLRGLLEPLVAAKGLDLEEIELSKAGKRRMLRIIVDSDEGVELDACAELSREVSDKLDDSDVMGEDEYVLEVSSPGADRPLSEHRHYVRAIGRLVKFQLAEGGELIARILDLDDEGLDVEVPGVKGRKATARRIAFTDIAKARVEIEFSRKDKKEEEA, from the coding sequence ATGAGCACCACCCAGAGCGACAGGCTGCGCGGATTGCTGGAGCCGCTCGTCGCCGCCAAGGGCCTGGACCTCGAGGAGATCGAGCTGTCCAAGGCGGGCAAGCGCCGGATGCTGCGGATCATCGTGGATTCCGACGAGGGTGTCGAGCTGGACGCGTGCGCCGAGCTGAGCCGTGAGGTTTCCGACAAGCTCGACGATTCCGATGTGATGGGCGAGGACGAGTACGTCCTCGAAGTCAGCTCCCCGGGCGCGGACCGCCCGCTCAGCGAGCACCGTCACTACGTACGGGCGATCGGCCGTCTCGTGAAGTTCCAGTTGGCGGAGGGCGGGGAACTGATCGCCCGCATCCTCGACCTCGACGACGAGGGACTGGACGTCGAGGTCCCGGGCGTGAAGGGCCGCAAGGCGACCGCCCGCCGCATTGCTTTCACCGACATCGCCAAGGCGCGTGTCGAGATCGAGTTCAGCCGCAAGGACAAGAAGGAAGAGGAGGCGTAG
- a CDS encoding YlxR family protein: protein MSGRTQARARPERTCVGCRERAAKSDLLRIVAIEDECVPDPRGTLPGRGAYVHSAVVCLDQAVRRRAFPRALRSAGVLDTTELRNALAAEAEATP, encoded by the coding sequence GTGTCTGGCCGGACGCAAGCCCGCGCACGCCCCGAACGCACCTGTGTGGGGTGTCGGGAGCGAGCGGCCAAGAGCGATCTGCTGCGCATCGTGGCGATCGAGGACGAATGCGTCCCCGATCCACGCGGTACGCTGCCCGGCCGGGGTGCTTATGTGCACTCTGCCGTGGTCTGCCTCGACCAGGCGGTCCGCCGCCGGGCGTTCCCCCGGGCCCTACGGTCCGCCGGAGTGCTCGACACGACGGAACTGCGCAACGCCCTGGCCGCCGAGGCCGAGGCGACACCGTAA
- a CDS encoding slipin family protein encodes MVEELLTAAIAAGVGIAVYMGAAARVVKQYERGLVFRFGRLRPQIRPPGFAMIVPVIDRIHKVNMQIVTLPVPAQEGITRDNVTVRVDAVVYFKVVDPANAIVAVEDYRFAVSQMAQTSLRSIIGKSDLDDLLSNREMLNQGLELMIDSPAVGWGVQIDRVEIKDVSLPETMKRSMARQAEADRERRARVINADAELQASHKLAEAAEVMSEQPAALQLRLLQTVVAVAAEKNSTLVLPFPVELLRFLERAAPSPPAPGPAEGPAPAEAPAPAPALEEALPADPGLALDGSPPPPEEPHDPRD; translated from the coding sequence ATGGTCGAAGAACTGCTGACAGCGGCGATCGCCGCGGGTGTGGGCATCGCGGTCTACATGGGCGCCGCGGCCCGGGTGGTGAAGCAGTACGAGCGGGGCCTGGTCTTCCGTTTCGGCAGGCTGCGCCCGCAGATACGGCCGCCCGGCTTCGCGATGATCGTTCCTGTGATCGACCGGATCCACAAGGTGAACATGCAGATCGTGACGCTGCCGGTGCCGGCGCAGGAGGGCATCACGCGGGACAACGTCACGGTGCGGGTGGACGCGGTCGTGTACTTCAAGGTCGTCGACCCGGCGAACGCGATCGTGGCGGTGGAGGACTACCGCTTCGCCGTCTCGCAGATGGCGCAGACCTCGCTCAGGTCGATCATCGGCAAGTCCGACCTGGACGATCTGCTGTCCAACCGCGAGATGCTCAACCAGGGCCTGGAGCTGATGATCGACAGTCCGGCGGTGGGGTGGGGCGTGCAGATCGACCGGGTCGAGATCAAGGACGTGTCGCTGCCGGAGACGATGAAGCGGTCGATGGCCCGGCAGGCGGAGGCGGACCGGGAGCGGCGGGCCCGTGTGATCAACGCGGATGCGGAGCTTCAGGCCTCGCACAAGCTGGCCGAGGCGGCGGAGGTCATGTCCGAGCAGCCGGCCGCGTTGCAGCTGCGGCTGCTGCAGACCGTGGTGGCGGTGGCTGCCGAGAAGAACTCGACGCTGGTTCTGCCGTTTCCGGTGGAACTCCTGCGCTTCCTGGAACGCGCGGCCCCTTCGCCCCCGGCGCCCGGCCCGGCCGAGGGCCCGGCCCCGGCCGAGGCTCCTGCCCCGGCCCCGGCTCTGGAAGAAGCCCTTCCCGCGGACCCGGGCCTGGCCCTGGACGGCTCGCCGCCGCCCCCGGAGGAGCCGCACGACCCTCGCGACTAG
- a CDS encoding DUF503 domain-containing protein — translation MYVGTLSFDLLLGDVHSLKEKRSVVRPIVAELQRKFSVSAAEVGDQDLHRRARIGVALVSGDAGFLSDVLDRCERLVAARPEVELLSVRRRLHGDED, via the coding sequence ATGTACGTGGGGACTCTGTCCTTCGATCTGCTCCTCGGCGACGTCCACTCGCTGAAGGAGAAACGCTCCGTCGTCCGGCCCATCGTCGCCGAGCTCCAACGCAAGTTCTCCGTGAGCGCGGCCGAAGTGGGCGACCAGGACCTGCACCGCAGGGCCCGCATAGGGGTCGCTCTGGTGAGTGGGGACGCGGGGTTCCTCTCGGACGTACTGGACCGCTGTGAGCGGCTGGTCGCGGCGCGTCCGGAAGTGGAGCTGCTGTCCGTGCGACGGCGCCTCCACGGTGATGAAGACTGA
- the infB gene encoding translation initiation factor IF-2, whose translation MAKVRVYELAKEFGVESKVVMAKLQELGEFVRSASSTIEAPVVRKLTDALQGPGGNAGKSAAKPGAPRKAAPAKPGAPTPGAAARPAAPKPGAPAPKPVVAEAPAAAAPAPVTPAASGPRPGPKAPAAPKPAPAAPVATEFSAPPAAPAAPARTERPAAAPGPRPAQQRPAAQGGQAGARPGAPRPAGTAPGAQAPRPGGAAPRPQGARPAGPRPGNNPFTSGGSTGMARPQAPRPAGAPRPGAPGAGGGQGAPRPQGGPGGAPRPQGQGAGRPTPGGMPRPQGGAPRPGGAPGGNRPNPGMMPQRPAAGGPGPRPGGGPGGRGPGAGGARPGGGAGRPAGGGFAGRPAGPGSRPGGGGFGGPRPGGGGFGGGPAGAGGGGRPGFGGRPGGPGARGGTQGAFGRPGGPARRGRKSKRQRRQEYEAMQAPSVGGVMLPRGQGETVRLSRGASLTDFAEKINANPASLVAVMMNLGEMVTATQSVSDETLEMLAGEMNYVVQIVSPEEEDRELLEGFDIEFGEDEGGEEYLMPRPPVVTVMGHVDHGKTRLLDAIRKTNVVAGEAGGITQHIGAYQVGTEVNGEERKITFIDTPGHEAFTAMRARGAKSTDIAILVVAANDGVMPQTIEALNHAKAAGVPIVVAVNKIDVEGADPVKVRGQLTEFGLVAEEYGGDTMFVDISAKQGLHIDSLLEAVVLTADASLDLRANPEQDAQGIAIESHLDRGRGAVATVLVQRGTLRVGDTMVVGDAYGRVRAMLDDKGNNVEEAGPSTPVLVLGLTNVPGAGDNFLVVDEDRTARQIAEKRAARERNANFAKRVRRVSLEDLDSVLKAGLVQELNLIIKGDASGAVEALESSLLQLDVGEEVDIRVLHRGVGAVTESDISLAMGSDAIVIGYNVRAAGRAAQMADREGVDVRYYSVIYQAIEEIEAALKGLLKPEYEEVELGTAEVREIFRSSKLGNIAGVLIRSGEVKRNTKARLLRDGKVIAENLTISGLRRFKDDVTEIREGFEGGINLGSYNDIKIDDVIATYEMREKPRA comes from the coding sequence GTGGCTAAGGTCCGGGTATACGAACTCGCCAAGGAGTTCGGAGTTGAGAGCAAGGTCGTCATGGCCAAGCTCCAGGAACTCGGTGAGTTCGTCCGTTCGGCGTCCTCGACGATCGAGGCGCCGGTTGTACGCAAGTTGACTGACGCGCTGCAGGGCCCCGGCGGCAACGCCGGCAAGTCCGCTGCGAAGCCGGGTGCGCCCCGCAAGGCCGCCCCCGCCAAGCCCGGGGCTCCCACCCCGGGTGCCGCTGCACGTCCCGCTGCGCCGAAGCCCGGCGCACCGGCCCCCAAGCCGGTCGTCGCGGAGGCTCCGGCCGCCGCTGCGCCCGCCCCGGTGACTCCGGCCGCATCCGGCCCGCGTCCCGGCCCGAAGGCTCCGGCCGCCCCGAAGCCCGCTCCGGCGGCTCCCGTGGCGACCGAGTTCTCCGCGCCTCCGGCGGCTCCCGCCGCCCCGGCGCGCACCGAGCGTCCCGCCGCCGCCCCCGGTCCCCGTCCGGCGCAGCAGCGTCCGGCGGCCCAGGGTGGCCAGGCCGGCGCCCGTCCCGGCGCCCCGCGTCCGGCCGGCACCGCTCCCGGTGCCCAGGCCCCGCGCCCCGGTGGCGCGGCCCCGCGTCCGCAGGGCGCCCGTCCGGCCGGTCCCCGTCCGGGCAACAACCCCTTCACCTCTGGTGGCTCCACCGGCATGGCGCGCCCGCAGGCGCCCCGTCCGGCCGGCGCGCCCCGTCCCGGTGCCCCCGGCGCCGGCGGCGGCCAGGGTGCTCCCCGCCCGCAGGGCGGTCCCGGCGGCGCTCCGCGTCCCCAGGGCCAGGGTGCTGGCCGCCCGACCCCCGGCGGCATGCCCCGTCCGCAGGGCGGCGCCCCGCGTCCGGGCGGTGCTCCCGGTGGTAACCGTCCGAACCCGGGCATGATGCCGCAGCGTCCCGCTGCCGGTGGTCCCGGTCCGCGTCCCGGCGGCGGCCCCGGTGGCCGTGGTCCCGGTGCGGGCGGTGCCCGTCCCGGCGGCGGCGCCGGTCGTCCCGCGGGCGGCGGCTTCGCCGGCCGTCCGGCCGGTCCGGGCTCGCGTCCTGGCGGCGGCGGCTTCGGCGGCCCGCGTCCCGGTGGCGGCGGCTTCGGCGGCGGTCCGGCCGGTGCCGGTGGCGGCGGTCGTCCCGGCTTCGGCGGGCGTCCCGGTGGTCCCGGTGCCCGTGGTGGCACGCAGGGTGCCTTCGGCCGTCCCGGCGGTCCGGCCCGTCGTGGTCGCAAGTCCAAGCGTCAGAGGCGCCAGGAGTACGAGGCCATGCAGGCCCCGTCCGTCGGCGGCGTGATGCTGCCTCGCGGCCAGGGCGAGACCGTTCGCCTGTCGCGCGGTGCGTCCCTCACCGACTTCGCGGAGAAGATCAACGCCAACCCGGCGTCGCTCGTCGCCGTGATGATGAACCTCGGCGAGATGGTCACTGCCACGCAGTCCGTCTCCGACGAGACGCTCGAGATGCTGGCCGGCGAGATGAACTACGTCGTCCAGATCGTCAGCCCGGAGGAAGAGGACCGCGAGCTCCTCGAGGGCTTCGACATCGAGTTCGGCGAGGACGAGGGCGGCGAGGAATACCTCATGCCGCGTCCGCCGGTCGTGACCGTCATGGGTCACGTCGACCACGGTAAGACCCGACTGCTCGACGCCATCCGCAAGACGAACGTCGTTGCGGGCGAGGCCGGTGGCATCACGCAGCACATCGGTGCGTACCAGGTCGGTACCGAGGTCAACGGTGAAGAGCGCAAGATCACCTTCATCGACACCCCGGGTCACGAGGCGTTCACCGCCATGCGTGCCCGTGGTGCCAAGTCGACCGACATCGCGATCCTCGTGGTCGCGGCCAACGACGGCGTCATGCCGCAGACGATCGAGGCGCTCAACCACGCCAAGGCCGCCGGCGTCCCGATCGTCGTCGCGGTCAACAAGATCGACGTCGAAGGTGCCGACCCGGTCAAGGTGCGCGGTCAGCTCACCGAGTTCGGTCTGGTCGCCGAGGAGTACGGCGGCGACACGATGTTCGTCGACATCTCCGCCAAGCAGGGTCTGCACATCGACTCCCTGCTCGAGGCCGTCGTCCTCACCGCCGACGCCTCGCTCGACCTCCGCGCCAACCCGGAGCAGGACGCTCAGGGTATTGCGATCGAGTCCCACCTCGACCGCGGCCGCGGTGCCGTCGCCACCGTCCTCGTCCAGCGCGGTACCCTCCGCGTCGGCGACACGATGGTCGTGGGCGACGCCTACGGCCGAGTGCGCGCCATGCTCGACGACAAGGGCAACAACGTCGAGGAAGCGGGTCCGTCGACCCCCGTCCTGGTCCTGGGTCTCACCAACGTCCCCGGCGCCGGCGACAACTTCCTCGTCGTCGACGAGGACCGTACGGCCCGTCAGATCGCCGAGAAGCGTGCTGCGCGTGAGCGCAACGCCAACTTCGCCAAGCGCGTCCGTCGTGTGTCCCTCGAGGACCTCGACTCCGTGCTCAAGGCCGGTCTGGTCCAGGAACTCAACCTCATCATCAAGGGCGACGCGTCCGGTGCGGTCGAGGCTCTCGAGTCCTCGCTGCTCCAGCTCGACGTCGGTGAAGAGGTCGACATCCGGGTCCTGCACCGCGGTGTGGGTGCGGTCACCGAGTCCGACATCTCGCTGGCGATGGGCTCCGACGCCATCGTCATCGGTTACAACGTCCGTGCGGCCGGCCGTGCCGCGCAGATGGCGGACCGCGAGGGCGTCGACGTCCGCTACTACTCGGTGATCTACCAGGCCATCGAGGAGATCGAGGCGGCCCTGAAGGGTCTCCTCAAGCCGGAGTACGAAGAGGTCGAGCTCGGTACGGCGGAGGTCCGCGAGATCTTCCGCTCGTCCAAGCTGGGCAACATCGCCGGTGTCCTCATCCGGTCCGGCGAGGTCAAGCGCAACACCAAGGCGCGGCTCCTGCGCGATGGCAAGGTCATCGCCGAGAACCTCACCATCTCCGGTCTGCGCCGCTTCAAGGACGACGTCACCGAGATTCGCGAAGGCTTCGAGGGCGGTATCAACCTCGGCAGCTACAACGACATCAAGATCGACGACGTCATCGCGACGTACGAGATGCGCGAGAAGCCCCGCGCGTAA
- the nusA gene encoding transcription termination factor NusA: MDIDMSALRGLVREKEISFDLLVEAIESALLIAYHRTEGSFRRARVVLDRTNGHVVVWATEDPRDLEEGQEPKEFDDTPSDFGRIAATTAKQVILQRLRDAEDDLTFGEFAGREGDVITGVVQQGKDPKNVLVDIGKLEAILPVQEQVPGEEYTHGLRLKAYVVRVAKGVRGPSVTLSRTHPNLVKKLFSLEVPEIADGSVEISAIAREAGHRTKIAVRSTRSGLNPKGACIGPMGSRVRNVMAELHGEKIDIVDWSDDPAEMVANALSPARVSKVEVVDWDTRSARVTVPDYQLSLAIGKEGQNARLAARLTGWRIDIRPDTEASPDADADGDGE; the protein is encoded by the coding sequence GTGGACATCGACATGAGTGCCCTGCGGGGTCTGGTCCGGGAGAAGGAGATCTCCTTCGACCTGCTCGTCGAGGCGATCGAGTCGGCCCTCCTCATCGCGTACCACCGGACCGAGGGGAGCTTCCGCCGCGCACGCGTCGTGCTGGACCGCACCAACGGTCACGTGGTCGTGTGGGCGACGGAAGACCCGAGGGACCTCGAAGAGGGCCAGGAGCCCAAGGAGTTCGACGACACCCCGTCGGACTTCGGGCGGATCGCCGCGACGACCGCCAAGCAGGTGATCCTGCAGCGTCTGCGCGACGCCGAGGACGACCTGACCTTCGGCGAGTTCGCCGGCCGGGAGGGCGACGTCATCACCGGCGTCGTCCAGCAGGGCAAGGACCCCAAGAACGTCCTCGTCGACATCGGCAAGCTGGAGGCCATCCTGCCGGTGCAGGAGCAGGTCCCCGGCGAGGAGTACACGCACGGACTGCGCCTGAAGGCGTACGTCGTGCGGGTGGCGAAGGGTGTCCGCGGTCCGTCCGTGACCCTGTCGCGCACCCACCCCAACCTGGTGAAGAAGCTGTTCTCGCTGGAGGTCCCGGAGATCGCCGACGGCAGCGTCGAGATCTCGGCGATCGCCCGTGAGGCCGGTCACCGCACCAAGATCGCCGTACGGTCCACCCGCTCGGGCCTCAACCCGAAGGGCGCCTGCATCGGCCCGATGGGCAGCCGAGTGCGCAATGTCATGGCCGAGCTGCACGGCGAGAAGATCGACATCGTCGACTGGTCGGACGACCCGGCGGAGATGGTCGCGAACGCGCTGTCACCCGCCCGGGTGAGCAAGGTCGAGGTCGTCGACTGGGACACCCGCTCCGCGCGGGTGACCGTGCCCGACTACCAGCTGTCGCTGGCCATCGGCAAGGAGGGCCAGAACGCCCGCCTCGCCGCCCGGCTCACCGGCTGGCGCATCGACATCCGTCCCGACACCGAGGCGTCCCCGGACGCGGACGCGGACGGCGACGGGGAATAA
- a CDS encoding proline--tRNA ligase → MSTHHVQRMSRLMAKTLREDPADAETLSHRLLVRAGYVRRSSAGVWTWLPLGKRVLDNVSRIVREEMDAIGAQEVLLPALLPKEPYEVSGRWSEYGDLLFRLRDRKGADYLLGPTHEEIFTLVVKDQCTSYKDLPVMLYQIQTKYRDEARPRSGVLRGREFQMKDSYSFDVSDEGLAESYRLHREAYVRIFERLGLDHRIVSAVSGAMGGSASEEFLAPAEAGEDTFADCPSCDYAANTEAVTFALTPVAGDHGPVEELDTPDTPTIESLAALLGVPASATLKNLLVKVDGEIVAVGVPGDREVDLGKLGEHLAPAVVELVTAEDFEGRPDLVRGYVGPQGLEKVRYLADPRVAPGTSWVTGANRADTHARNVVCGRDFEVDQYLDVVVVEAGDPCPRCGSGLRLDRAIEIGHIFQLGRKYADAFGLDVLGKEGKPVRVTMGSYGIGVSRAVAALAEQTADERGLSWPAAVAPADVHVVAAGKAVPLALAEQAASALSEAGLRVLLDDRPGLSPGVKLTDAELIGVPWILVAGRRSAESVVELQHRASGTREELPLSEALARLT, encoded by the coding sequence ATGTCCACACACCACGTACAGCGCATGTCCCGCCTCATGGCCAAGACCCTCCGCGAGGACCCGGCCGACGCCGAAACCCTCAGCCACCGGCTGCTGGTCCGCGCCGGCTACGTCCGGCGGTCCTCGGCCGGAGTGTGGACGTGGCTGCCGCTCGGCAAGCGGGTCCTGGACAACGTCTCGCGCATCGTCCGCGAGGAGATGGACGCGATCGGCGCCCAGGAGGTGCTGCTCCCCGCACTGCTGCCGAAGGAGCCGTACGAGGTCAGCGGACGCTGGTCGGAGTACGGGGACCTGCTGTTCAGGCTCAGGGACCGCAAGGGCGCGGACTACCTGCTCGGTCCCACCCACGAGGAGATCTTCACCCTGGTGGTGAAGGACCAGTGCACCTCGTACAAGGATCTGCCGGTCATGCTGTACCAGATCCAGACCAAGTACCGCGACGAGGCGCGGCCCCGGTCGGGAGTGCTGCGCGGGCGCGAGTTCCAGATGAAGGACTCCTACTCCTTCGACGTGTCCGACGAGGGGCTGGCGGAGTCCTACCGCCTCCACCGCGAGGCGTACGTCCGCATCTTCGAGCGGCTCGGCCTGGACCACCGGATCGTGTCGGCCGTGTCGGGGGCCATGGGCGGCTCGGCGTCCGAGGAGTTCCTGGCTCCCGCGGAGGCGGGCGAGGACACCTTCGCGGACTGTCCCTCCTGCGACTACGCGGCCAACACCGAGGCGGTGACGTTCGCGCTGACCCCGGTCGCCGGTGACCACGGCCCCGTGGAGGAGCTGGACACCCCCGACACCCCGACGATCGAGTCCCTGGCGGCGCTGCTCGGCGTCCCGGCCTCGGCGACCCTGAAGAACCTCCTGGTGAAGGTGGACGGGGAGATCGTGGCCGTGGGCGTGCCGGGCGATCGCGAGGTGGACCTCGGCAAGCTTGGCGAACACCTGGCGCCGGCGGTCGTCGAGCTCGTCACCGCCGAGGACTTCGAGGGCCGGCCCGATCTCGTACGGGGCTACGTGGGCCCGCAGGGCCTGGAGAAGGTCCGCTACCTGGCCGATCCCCGGGTGGCGCCGGGCACTTCGTGGGTGACCGGCGCCAACAGGGCGGACACCCACGCCCGGAACGTGGTCTGCGGGCGGGACTTCGAGGTGGACCAGTACCTGGACGTGGTGGTCGTGGAAGCGGGCGATCCCTGTCCGCGATGCGGCTCCGGCCTCCGGCTGGACCGGGCCATCGAGATCGGCCACATCTTCCAGCTGGGCCGCAAGTACGCGGACGCGTTCGGTCTCGACGTCCTCGGCAAGGAGGGCAAGCCCGTTCGGGTCACGATGGGTTCGTACGGCATCGGGGTCTCGCGGGCGGTGGCCGCGCTGGCCGAGCAGACGGCGGACGAGCGGGGCCTGTCCTGGCCGGCCGCCGTGGCCCCGGCCGACGTGCACGTGGTGGCGGCGGGCAAGGCCGTGCCGCTGGCTCTGGCGGAGCAGGCGGCGTCGGCCCTTTCGGAGGCGGGCCTGCGCGTCCTGCTGGACGACCGTCCGGGCCTGTCCCCGGGCGTGAAGCTCACCGACGCGGAGCTGATCGGCGTCCCGTGGATCCTGGTCGCGGGCCGCCGTTCGGCGGAGTCGGTGGTCGAACTCCAGCACCGCGCCTCGGGCACCCGCGAGGAACTCCCCCTCTCCGAGGCCCTGGCCCGCCTGACATAA
- a CDS encoding GNAT family N-acetyltransferase, whose protein sequence is MLTQTTTRVLEPSDLDAALDVLGRQPVENAFVTSRVQVAGLDPWRLGGEMWGWYADGELRSLCYAGANLVPVCAGPEAVRAFADRARRTGRRCSSIVGPAEATRLLWQLLEPSWGPARDVRSHQPLMVIESPSATVEADPQVRRVRKDEMELIMPACVAMFTEEVGISPMAGDGGLLYQARVAELVGSGRSFAHIADGKIVFKAEIGAATSRACQIQGVWVAPEFRGRGYSETGMAAVVAYALRDVAPVVSLYVNDFNTAARASYRRVGFREVGAFMSVLF, encoded by the coding sequence GTGTTGACGCAGACCACCACCCGGGTCCTTGAGCCCAGTGATCTCGACGCGGCGCTCGACGTCCTCGGACGTCAGCCGGTCGAGAACGCGTTCGTCACCTCCCGGGTCCAGGTCGCCGGGCTCGACCCCTGGCGCCTGGGCGGCGAGATGTGGGGCTGGTACGCCGACGGCGAGCTCCGCTCCCTCTGCTACGCCGGCGCCAACCTGGTCCCCGTCTGCGCCGGACCCGAGGCCGTCCGCGCCTTCGCCGACCGCGCCCGCCGCACCGGCCGCCGCTGCTCCTCCATCGTGGGCCCCGCCGAGGCCACCCGGCTGCTGTGGCAGCTCCTGGAGCCCAGCTGGGGACCCGCCCGCGACGTGCGCTCCCACCAGCCGCTCATGGTCATCGAGAGCCCTTCCGCCACGGTCGAGGCCGACCCGCAGGTCCGGCGCGTCCGCAAGGACGAGATGGAACTGATCATGCCCGCCTGCGTGGCCATGTTCACCGAGGAGGTCGGCATCTCGCCGATGGCCGGCGACGGCGGGCTGCTCTACCAGGCCAGGGTCGCCGAACTCGTCGGCAGCGGCCGCTCCTTCGCCCACATCGCGGACGGAAAGATCGTCTTCAAGGCGGAGATCGGCGCCGCCACCTCCCGCGCCTGCCAGATCCAGGGCGTGTGGGTGGCCCCCGAGTTCCGCGGCCGCGGTTACTCGGAGACCGGGATGGCCGCCGTCGTCGCCTACGCGCTGCGCGACGTGGCACCCGTGGTCAGCCTCTACGTGAACGACTTCAACACCGCCGCCCGTGCCTCCTACCGGCGGGTGGGTTTCCGTGAGGTCGGCGCCTTCATGAGCGTGCTGTTCTGA